CTTCGGCCTGCTCACCGTGGTCCGGGCGGTCGCCCCGGTACTGCGGCGCCAGCGCACCGGCCAGATCGTGAATCTCAGCTCGGTCGGCGGCTTCGTCGGATCGCCCGGTTGGGGGCTGTACAACTCGACCAAGTTCGCGGTCGAGGGCATCTCCGAGGCGTTACGTGCCGAACTCGCCCCGCTCGGGATCACGGTGACGGTGGTGGAGCCGGGCTACTTCCGTACCGACTTTCTCGACAGCAGCAGCCTGCACCTGGTGGACCGGCGACTCGACGACTACGCAGACGGCCCGGTGGGACAGATGCGACAGCGGGCAGCCAGTGTCAACCACGCCCAACCCGGCGACCCGGCGAAGGCCGCCGCCGCGGTCATCGACGCGGTCGACTCCGGTCGCGCGCCGCTGCGGCTGCAACTCGGCCGCGACGCGGTGCGGGCGGTCGAGGGCAAAATCGAGACGGTACGCCGAGAACTCGCCGAATGGCGCGAGCTGGCCGAATCGACGGACCATGACGATGTCCGGGCCGGCTGACGGCATGACGACAGGTGGGGTGGGCGGGGAAGGCATTTTCGCCCATCCCACCGGCCGCCGCAGTGACCGCATCCACGAGGCCGTGCTTCGCGCGACCGAAGAACTGCTACGCGAGGGCGGCCTGCCCGCCGCCACCGTGGACGCGATCGCCGCCCGCACCGGCGTGAGCAAGGCGACCGTCTACAAACACTGGCCCTGCCGTACGGCGGTGGCCGCCGAGGCGTTCGGCCGGATGATGGCCGACGCGCTCCCGCTGCCCGACACCGGCAACGCCGTCGGTGACCTCACCGCCCAGTTACGCCAGGTGAGCGCCTTCTACGCCAGCCCGTACGGGCACATCTTCGCCCAACTCCTCGCAGCCTGCGTGGATGACCCGAAGGGTGCGGCCTACTTCCGCGAGTATTTCCTCGCCGGCCGACGCCGCGCGATCGCCCAACTCTGGCAACGCGCGGCGGACCGGGGCGAGACCCGCCCCGGCATCGACGCCGAAACCGCCACCGACATCCTGTTCGGTCCGCTCGTCTTCCGCCTGCTGACCCGCCACCAGCCCCTCACAGACGCCGAAGCCAACAAACTGGCCGCCGCCGCCATCCCCGCCCTCCTCCTCCCCACCCCACCCACCCCACCCGCTGGTTGATCATGAAGTTAGCGCGCCACCAAGCCCGAAATTCCGCGCTAAATTCATGGTCAACTTCCCGGGAGACGGGGCGGGGTTGGCGGCAGCCTCGTCACCGGTGACCTGATCCAGATCCAGGACCGGCAACGTCACGATCGGGGCGGGCAAGTTGCGCGAGGAGTCGTAGGCAATCCTTTAGAAGAGGGCCCCGACCAGCGGAAACGCCGGCACGGGGCCCTCTTCTTCTCCTGCCCACAGCGAGCTGGTGAATCACCTGTTCCGGCTCTGAGCGGTCACGGCGCCACACCTCGCAGTAGCACCGGTACCGGTGAGATCGGTTTGCCCGTTCTCCGCTGCCGGATCGCCCAGGCGAGTTGGTCGCACCCGTCGGGGCGGCACTGTGGGCAGCGGCGGCCTCCGGTGTGTCCGGTGATCGTCATGCCGGCTGACCACCAGATGCCGGCCGGGGTGAGTGGTTCGTCGTTGCGGCTCATCAGAAGACGGGGCGGTCGATCTTGTTGCGGAACCGGGTGACCAGTTCCCGGATCACGTACGGCTCGGGTAGTGGGTAGGGCTGGTAGTTGTCGCCCATCGCTTCCAGCACCACGCATGCCCGGACGAAGAAGGTGCAGGTCCGCCCGATCACGCACCGTTGGCAGCGCCCGCCGACCGGCCAGTGCCGGCGCACCATCTTCCGCGCCCGCAACTGGGTCAGCCGCAGCCGCTGATGCGGCAGGAGCACGCTCACCACTCACCCGGCTTCGTCAGCCCCCGCGCCGCCGCGAGCGCCAGGCAACCGTCCTCCGTGCACTGCTCACACCGTCTGGTCTCGTGCAGCTTGACCACCCGCAGCGCGTTGCGTACCCGCTGCTCAGCGTCGCTGGTCACCCCGACCACCGCCCCGAGTTCCGCCGAACCGGCCACGCCCCGGCGCCGTAACCGGGGCGACCGCCGATCGTCGCCGCACCCACCACCAGCACCACCAACTCCCGATCGCGACGCGTGATCGGCAGTGCGGCCGGTGGCGTTACGGGCAGCGGGGTTGTGCTCGGCGGTTCGTCCGGCGGTGCCAGGAACCACTTTCGGCGAGTGCTGTTGATCGTCATCTGCCCACCTCCGTCGACTGGGGAGGGTGACCAGCACAGGTTGCCTACCCCTAGAACAACCCTCTGCGCTGGCCACCTAACAGCAAGCTACACCCGTATAGACTGCCCGTCTAGATAGGTGCATCGATGGGAAGGGCAACCATCCGAACCACGTTGATCGAAGGTACGGTGACGAACGTGCCTGCCCCGCACGAGCGGCCCCGATATCGACGGGTCGCCGATGAACTGCGCCACCGGATCATGTCCGGTGCGATCCCTGCTGGATCCATCCTGCCGTCCGAGACCACCATCATGGCGGAGTTCGGAGTGGCACGCGGTACTGCCCGCGAAGCCATCGCCCTGCTCCGTTCCGAGGGCTTGGCCATTACCGAGATGGGACGCGGGACCTTCGCCCGACCGGTGCTGCCCATCCGTCGGCTCGGATCCGAGCGGTACCGCCGCGAACTGGAGCAGATCCGTGGCGACCTGCCACCCGAGACGTCGTTCACCGTCGACCAAGGTGTCCGGTGGAACGACTACCGGTTGGACAAGGCGTTCCACGAGGTGCCTGCTGGCGTCGCCACCGCAGACCTGTTCGGGGTGCCGGCCGGGACGATGCTGCTGGAACGCCGATTCGTGTTCTACACCGATGGTGTCGCCCAGCAGATGTCCACCTCGTACTACCTGCTTGCCATGGTGGCTGGCACGCCGGTGGCCGATCCGGACCGGGAGCCGTGGCCCGGCGGGAACACCGCCCAGATGTACAGCCTTGGCGTGACAATCACCGGCATTCGGGAACGGGTGCGGTCTCGGATGCCGGTGGCGAACGAGGTCGAGACGCTCCACATTCCGGGCGGCACCCCGGTCGTCACGATCGCCCGGCAGACGTACGCCGAAGACCAGGTGGTCGAGGTTGCGGATATCGTGATCCCGGCCGACCGGGTGGAGCTGGGTTACTGGATCGACCTGACCTGACAGCCGCCAGGTAACGGTGTCTACATCCGCACGCTGGGAACCTGGCCAATCACGCTTCCGCTGTGGAAACACTGGCGAACTCCGGTGACCGTGGCTGAAACGCGACATTCCACCGGCCGATCGGACGAAGCGGCAGATTGCGCCCGGTGACCAGACTGCCTCTCATGAACTATCCGCAGCCGCAGCAGGACCCGTGGGCCGATCCGACCGCCGCACACACACCGCAACCACCCGCGCAGCTCCCCCCGACGAGGTCATTCGAACTTCCTGCGGAGCACTACCACCAGCCGGCCCCCACCTCGCCGGCGCCACCGCACCCGCCCGCCCAGCACTACCCGCCCACACAGCCGTACCCGCCGGGCCCGTCGCGGGAGTTGGTACAGCAACATTCGCCCGCCCCTCAGTACCCGCCGGCCCCTCAGTACCCGCCGGTGCAGCAGCACCCGTACGGGCAGCCGTACCCACCGGCGCCGGGACAACCGGTGTACGTCGTACCGGTCGTCGCCACGAAGTCGACCGGGGCAGCGGCGGCGCTGGAACTGCTCCCGGGACTGGTCGGGATCTTCGGCATCGGGAACATCTACGCCGGACGGGTCGGTGTCGGCATCGCGCTGATGGTGTCGTACTGGGTGCTGTTCTGGATCAACGTGGCGCTGATGTTCGTCTTCATCGGCTTCGTGACCTGGGGACTCACCTGGGTCGCGTACATGATCGTCGGTTCGCTGCTGGCGGTGAGCGGGGTGGGACGGCACAACTCCGGAATGGTCACCCGCTGACCGGGACGCGGCCCGCCCCGAGCCGACGACCGGGGCCGACCAGCGTCACCGCCGATCGGCCCCGTCCCGCGTACCCGGACCAGGTCAGTTGCTGTCAGATGGTGGGCCGGACGAGCAGGTCGCGCACCGTCTCCGGCTCACCTTCGAGGAGTTTGCCGAGCAGGGGGTCCATTCCGGCGAAGTCGCCTCGCTGGGCGGCTTGGTAGAAGCCGAGGAGGAAGCGCGCCATGAACTCCTGTACGCCGTGGGCGATCTGGGTTTCGAGCCACTCCTGCTCGCCCAAGATCTCACGCCTAACCGTACGGCCGGTGACCTCGGAGGCAATCACGGCGATCTCCTCGAACGTGGGAGCGGCATTTGCGGTGAGCGTCGTCGGGCCGTCATACCCGCCGTCCGAGGCGAGGATGACGGCGGCGGCCTTGGCTGCGTCCTCGCGGGCCGTCCAGGACACCGGTCCGTCGCCGGGTACGGCGATGACGCCGGTCTGCCGCCACGGGCCCATCAGCAAGTTGAGGCTGTGCAGGTAGAAGCCGTTTCGCAGCGACGTCCAGGCGATGCCGGACTCCGCGAGCAGTTGCTCGGTCGCGGCGTGGTCACGCCCGGGCCCGAAGGGGGTGTCAGGGGTGGCGTTCTGGTGACTCGTGTAGAGGATGCGCCCGGCCCCGACGGTGACGGCCGCGTCGATCGCGGCGCGGTGCAAGCTCACGGCGTCGGCACTCGGGTCGTTGGAGGACACGAGCAGCAACTGGTCGGCACCGTCGAATGCGACCGGCAGCGAGGCCGGGTCGGCGTAGTCGCCGTGGCGTACTGCCACGCCGCGGTCCGCGAACCGCTGGGCCTTCGTGACATCGCGCGCGACCACGGCGATCTCGCCGGCCGGGACGTGTTCGAGGAGGTGATCGACGGTGGCGCCGTTGAGTGCGCCGGTGGCTCCGGTAATGACGATCATGTGGGACTCCCGTTGCTATCGCTGGTTACGTTTCTACGCTAACACCGGAAACTCAGCGATAGCAAAGAGGCGATAACATTGAAACCATGGAGCACACCTTGCCGCCCTCCCGCGATCTCGTGCGCTCGCGGCTGGTCGAAGTCGCCGCCCACCTGCTCGCCACCGACGGACCCGATGCGGTGACGACGCGCTCGGTCGCGCTCGCCGCCGGGGTTCAGGCGCCTGCGATCTACCGCCTCTTCGGCGACAAGACCGGGTTGCTCGACGCTGTCGCGGAGCACGGCTTCGCAAGCTACGTGGCGCAGAAGCCCCCCGTGGACGCCGACGACGATCCAGTCGAGGGCCTGCGCGCCGGATGGAACCTGCACGTCGGCTTCGGCCTCGCCAACCCCGCCCTGTTCCGGCTGATGTACACCGCGAAACGAACGCCGGACGGGCAAGCCACCCTCGAATCCGGCGCAGCGGTGCTGCGGAAGCGGGTATGGCGAGTGGCCCAGGCCGGACGTCTGCGCGTGCCCGAACAT
The Micromonospora pisi DNA segment above includes these coding regions:
- a CDS encoding oxidoreductase; protein product: MSVWFITGAARGLGAHLTREALRRGHHVVATAREARAVTAAFPDEPEALLPVPLDVTDEEQAHAAAQAAVARFGRIDVLVNNAGRGLLGAVEEASDAEVRAVYETNVFGLLTVVRAVAPVLRRQRTGQIVNLSSVGGFVGSPGWGLYNSTKFAVEGISEALRAELAPLGITVTVVEPGYFRTDFLDSSSLHLVDRRLDDYADGPVGQMRQRAASVNHAQPGDPAKAAAAVIDAVDSGRAPLRLQLGRDAVRAVEGKIETVRRELAEWRELAESTDHDDVRAG
- a CDS encoding TetR/AcrR family transcriptional regulator, with amino-acid sequence MTMSGPADGMTTGGVGGEGIFAHPTGRRSDRIHEAVLRATEELLREGGLPAATVDAIAARTGVSKATVYKHWPCRTAVAAEAFGRMMADALPLPDTGNAVGDLTAQLRQVSAFYASPYGHIFAQLLAACVDDPKGAAYFREYFLAGRRRAIAQLWQRAADRGETRPGIDAETATDILFGPLVFRLLTRHQPLTDAEANKLAAAAIPALLLPTPPTPPAG
- a CDS encoding GntR family transcriptional regulator — protein: MPAPHERPRYRRVADELRHRIMSGAIPAGSILPSETTIMAEFGVARGTAREAIALLRSEGLAITEMGRGTFARPVLPIRRLGSERYRRELEQIRGDLPPETSFTVDQGVRWNDYRLDKAFHEVPAGVATADLFGVPAGTMLLERRFVFYTDGVAQQMSTSYYLLAMVAGTPVADPDREPWPGGNTAQMYSLGVTITGIRERVRSRMPVANEVETLHIPGGTPVVTIARQTYAEDQVVEVADIVIPADRVELGYWIDLT
- a CDS encoding NmrA family NAD(P)-binding protein — translated: MIVITGATGALNGATVDHLLEHVPAGEIAVVARDVTKAQRFADRGVAVRHGDYADPASLPVAFDGADQLLLVSSNDPSADAVSLHRAAIDAAVTVGAGRILYTSHQNATPDTPFGPGRDHAATEQLLAESGIAWTSLRNGFYLHSLNLLMGPWRQTGVIAVPGDGPVSWTAREDAAKAAAVILASDGGYDGPTTLTANAAPTFEEIAVIASEVTGRTVRREILGEQEWLETQIAHGVQEFMARFLLGFYQAAQRGDFAGMDPLLGKLLEGEPETVRDLLVRPTI
- a CDS encoding TetR/AcrR family transcriptional regulator; the protein is MEHTLPPSRDLVRSRLVEVAAHLLATDGPDAVTTRSVALAAGVQAPAIYRLFGDKTGLLDAVAEHGFASYVAQKPPVDADDDPVEGLRAGWNLHVGFGLANPALFRLMYTAKRTPDGQATLESGAAVLRKRVWRVAQAGRLRVPEHRAVALIQAAGTGVVFTLLDQPEDERDETLAELAWEAVCTTILIDTRAAEPLGPTTAAVTLRAALPDLTAFTPHEGALLGDWLGRIADSGPPAPHQETAPPRRDAP